From Cricetulus griseus strain 17A/GY chromosome 1 unlocalized genomic scaffold, alternate assembly CriGri-PICRH-1.0 chr1_0, whole genome shotgun sequence, a single genomic window includes:
- the Neurod4 gene encoding neurogenic differentiation factor 4, whose amino-acid sequence MAKMYMKSKDMVELVNTQSWMDKGLGSQNEMKEQERRPGSYGMLGTLTEEHDSIEEEEEEEEDGEKPKRRGPKKKKMTKARLERFRARRVKANARERTRMHGLNDALDNLRRVMPCYSKTQKLSKIETLRLARNYIWALSEVLETGQTLEGKGFVEMLCKGLSQPTSNLVAGCLQLGPQSAVLEKHEEKSPICDSTVSVHSFNYQSPGLPSPPYGHMEAHLLHLKPQPLKSLGDSSFGSHPPDCSSPPYEGPLTPPLSISGNFSLKQDGSPGLEKSYSFMPHYTSASLSSGHVHSTPFQAGTPRYDVPVDTTYDSYPHHGIGTQLNTIFTD is encoded by the coding sequence ATGGCAAAAATGTACATGAAATCCAAGGATATGGTGGAGTTGGTCAACACACAATCCTGGATGGACAAAGGTCTGGGCTCTCAAAATGAGATGAAGGAGCAGGAGAGAAGACCAGGTTCTTATGGGATGCTTGGAACCTTAACTGAAGAGCATGACAGcattgaagaagaggaagaagaggaagaagatggagagaaacCTAAGAGAAGAGGTcccaagaaaaagaagatgaCCAAAGCTCGCCTGGAGAGGTTCAGGGCTCGAAGAGTCAAGGCCAATGCTAGAGAACGGACCCGGATGCATGGCCTGAATGATGCCTTGGATAACCTTAGGAGAGTCATGCCATGTTACTCTAAAACCCAAAAACTTTCCAAGATAGAGACTCTTCGTTTGGCAAGGAACTACATCTGGGCCTTGTCGGAAGTCCTGGAGACTGGTCAGACCCTTGAAGGGAAGGGATTTGTGGAGATGCTCTGTAAAGGGCTCTCTCAGCCCACAAGCAACCTGGTGGCTGGATGTCTCCAACTGGGACCTCAGTCTGCCGTCTTGGAGAAGCATGAGGAAAAATCTCCAATTTGTGACTCTACTGTCTCTGTCCATAGCTTCAACTATCAGTCTCCAGGGCTACCAAGCCCTCCTTATGGCCATATGGAAGCACATCTTCTCCATCTCAAACCTCAACCACTTAAGAGTTTGGGAGACTCTTCGTTTGGGAGCCATCCACCCGATTGCAGTAGCCCCCCATATGAGGGTCCACTCACACCACCCCTGAGTATCAGTGGCAACTTCTCCTTGAAGCAAGATGGTTCCCCTGGTTTGGAAAAATCCTACAGCTTCATGCCACATTATACCTCTGCAAGTTTAAGTTCAGGCCATGTGCATTCAACTCCCTTTCAGGCTGGCACTCCCCGATATGACGTTCCTGTAGACACGACTTATGATTCGTACCCCCATCATGGAATAGGAACTCAGCTCAACACGATCTTCACTGACTAG